A genomic window from Methanomassiliicoccales archaeon includes:
- the nadA gene encoding quinolinate synthase NadA: MDDRKLITQLKQKRNAVILAHNYQRAEVQEVADFVGDSLGLALEASNINADVIVFCGVDFMAESAKILNPDKIILHPEPRAKCPMAAMCEAKDLVEFRARNPDAKIVGYVNTTASCKAQMDLCCTSSNAIKVVESTLGKDILFVPDENLGKYIKRFVSDKNVILWPGYCPTHHAIIPEDITNIKKEHPEALVIVHPECRPEVIDLADAVRSTDGMIKFVRDSRANEFIIGTEVGLIHRLKRENPDKSFYGIPSAVCPSMKMITLSTIRQALETLSPRIELDKKLIEMARVPLERMTRVGRSE; the protein is encoded by the coding sequence ATGGATGATCGAAAGCTGATAACACAATTGAAACAGAAAAGAAATGCAGTAATTCTTGCACATAATTATCAGAGGGCCGAGGTTCAGGAGGTAGCTGATTTTGTTGGTGATTCATTGGGACTCGCTCTTGAAGCCTCAAATATAAATGCTGATGTCATTGTTTTTTGTGGCGTCGACTTCATGGCTGAAAGTGCCAAGATTCTCAACCCCGATAAAATCATTTTGCATCCGGAGCCCAGAGCAAAATGTCCAATGGCTGCAATGTGCGAGGCAAAAGATCTTGTAGAATTTCGTGCTAGAAATCCAGATGCAAAGATAGTGGGCTATGTAAATACAACAGCTTCCTGCAAGGCACAAATGGATTTGTGCTGCACTTCATCAAATGCCATCAAAGTCGTGGAGTCAACACTCGGAAAAGATATTCTATTTGTACCCGACGAGAACTTGGGCAAGTACATTAAGCGATTTGTAAGCGATAAGAATGTGATTCTTTGGCCTGGATATTGTCCAACTCACCATGCCATTATCCCAGAAGACATAACGAATATTAAGAAGGAGCATCCTGAAGCTTTAGTGATCGTTCATCCTGAGTGCAGACCAGAAGTCATAGATCTAGCAGATGCAGTGAGATCCACCGATGGAATGATCAAATTTGTTAGGGATTCAAGAGCAAATGAATTCATAATTGGAACTGAGGTGGGTCTAATACATCGATTGAAAAGAGAGAACCCAGATAAATCATTTTACGGAATACCCTCTGCAGTTTGTCCTTCGATGAAAATGATCACGCTAAGCACGATTCGGCAAGCGCTTGAAACTTTATCTCCAAGAATCGAACTAGATAAGAAATTGATTGAAATGGCAAGAGTGCCTTTGGAAAGGATGACACGTGTCGGACGGAGCGAATAG
- a CDS encoding aldo/keto reductase yields the protein MKYRRLGKSDMVVSAISLGAWQWGTGYYWGYDRLIDKNEIIRAKEKAIELGVNFIDTAEVYGWGKSEKIIGEIVRKEDGIFVATKFFPFRLTPDAVFRAVDKSLKRLKRGIIDLYQVHFPNPAQSVSRLMRNMERLIKLGRIRYIGVSNYNIKWLQRAQEALSFSDIVSNQIHYSLIYRKPEEGGLLKYCRENEIGIIAYSPLEQGLLTGKYNERAKPTGLRRIKPAFFGRHLVKLKPLNITLESIGSKHSRTAAQVALNWVIRDTNIIAIPGAKNAYQVELNCHAVDLDLTDEELDQLERAYRKYAV from the coding sequence ATGAAGTACCGCCGGCTTGGGAAGAGCGATATGGTAGTTTCGGCGATCAGCCTCGGTGCGTGGCAATGGGGAACGGGCTACTATTGGGGATACGATAGACTTATCGATAAGAACGAGATCATTCGGGCTAAAGAAAAGGCAATCGAGTTAGGTGTCAACTTCATAGATACAGCTGAAGTATATGGTTGGGGGAAGTCAGAGAAAATTATTGGTGAAATAGTGAGAAAGGAAGATGGAATATTCGTTGCAACAAAATTCTTCCCATTTAGGCTTACACCCGACGCTGTTTTTAGAGCCGTAGACAAGAGTCTCAAGAGACTTAAACGGGGAATCATCGATCTTTATCAGGTTCACTTTCCAAACCCTGCTCAATCTGTTTCCAGACTTATGAGAAATATGGAGCGACTGATTAAATTAGGAAGGATCAGATATATAGGTGTGAGCAATTACAACATAAAATGGCTTCAGAGAGCTCAGGAAGCTCTTTCATTTTCTGATATTGTTTCTAATCAAATACATTACAGTTTAATATACAGAAAACCAGAAGAAGGGGGACTCTTGAAATACTGCCGTGAGAATGAAATTGGGATAATTGCATATAGTCCTCTGGAGCAAGGATTGCTTACTGGAAAATACAACGAAAGAGCGAAACCGACAGGATTGAGAAGAATAAAGCCCGCATTTTTTGGGCGTCATTTAGTTAAATTAAAGCCGCTAAATATCACTCTTGAATCAATCGGTTCAAAACATTCCAGAACCGCGGCTCAGGTAGCGTTAAACTGGGTGATTCGGGACACAAATATAATAGCAATTCCGGGCGCGAAAAATGCCTATCAAGTAGAATTGAATTGCCATGCAGTTGATTTGGACCTGACAGACGAAGAACTAGATCAATTAGAAAGAGCATATAGGAAATACGCGGTGTGA
- a CDS encoding ferredoxin family protein, whose product MRVQINADYCKGCGLCNIVCPRGVFRQSPQISERGYCLPFVAFPEKCANWKRRDRNKAVCEMCVLTCPDHALEWEEGDTNETP is encoded by the coding sequence ATGCGGGTTCAGATTAACGCTGATTACTGCAAGGGATGTGGTTTGTGTAATATAGTTTGTCCGCGCGGTGTGTTTCGGCAGAGCCCACAAATCAGTGAAAGAGGATATTGCCTCCCGTTTGTAGCATTCCCTGAGAAATGTGCAAATTGGAAGAGAAGGGACAGAAACAAAGCAGTCTGCGAAATGTGTGTGTTAACATGTCCAGACCATGCACTCGAATGGGAAGAAGGCGATACGAATGAGACTCCCTGA
- a CDS encoding 2-oxoacid:acceptor oxidoreductase subunit alpha, with protein MRLPEGTYFLQGNEACAEGAIAAGLKFFAGYPITPSTEIAETLATRLPEENGVFIQMEDEIASISAVIGASWTGTKAMTATSGPGFSLMQESIGYAAMTETPLVIVNVMRGGPSTGLPTLPSQGDVMQSRFGSHGDYEIIALIPSTVQDMFDLTIHAFNFSERFRVPTILLSDAEIGHMRGKLKVPNHIEIFDRKVRTDKVWHDGFAYDETLVPKFPVFGKGFRVHVTGLSHDIAGYPRNDPDVHTELVTRLSEKIIKNRKEICIYEILNEDAERFIISYGSPALAAREVARSDDSIGLLHLKTLWPTPVEAIKEISEKSSQIFVLEMNLGQVFREVQKIACLEGCKDVRLFSKIGGEVHKPDEIVKFIEGDHDVAIL; from the coding sequence ATGAGACTCCCTGAGGGTACATATTTTTTGCAGGGAAATGAGGCTTGTGCTGAGGGAGCAATAGCCGCTGGTCTCAAGTTTTTTGCAGGGTATCCAATAACTCCATCTACTGAGATCGCCGAAACTCTTGCAACAAGGCTTCCAGAGGAGAATGGGGTTTTCATTCAAATGGAAGATGAGATCGCATCGATTTCCGCAGTTATCGGCGCCTCATGGACAGGCACTAAAGCTATGACAGCAACATCTGGACCGGGATTCAGTTTGATGCAGGAAAGCATTGGCTATGCAGCCATGACCGAAACGCCGCTCGTCATCGTCAATGTAATGCGAGGTGGTCCCTCAACGGGACTTCCTACACTGCCATCTCAAGGGGACGTGATGCAATCGAGATTTGGCTCGCATGGTGATTATGAGATCATAGCGCTGATTCCCTCAACGGTTCAAGATATGTTTGATCTTACGATTCATGCGTTCAATTTTTCTGAGAGATTTCGAGTTCCGACCATTCTTCTTTCAGATGCAGAAATAGGTCATATGCGTGGTAAGCTAAAAGTTCCAAATCATATTGAAATATTTGATCGCAAAGTAAGGACCGATAAAGTTTGGCATGACGGTTTTGCGTATGATGAAACTCTCGTACCGAAATTTCCAGTCTTTGGTAAGGGATTTCGTGTGCACGTAACGGGGCTCTCTCATGATATTGCAGGCTACCCGAGAAACGATCCCGATGTACACACTGAACTTGTAACAAGGCTTTCTGAAAAGATTATTAAGAATCGTAAGGAAATCTGTATCTATGAAATTCTTAATGAAGATGCAGAGAGATTTATCATCTCTTATGGTTCGCCCGCGCTTGCGGCTAGAGAAGTCGCTCGATCTGATGATTCAATTGGTCTCCTCCATTTGAAAACGCTATGGCCCACACCTGTAGAAGCGATAAAGGAAATCAGCGAAAAATCCTCTCAAATCTTTGTTCTAGAGATGAATCTCGGTCAAGTATTTCGAGAGGTTCAAAAAATAGCATGTTTGGAAGGTTGTAAAGACGTGAGGCTTTTCTCGAAGATTGGGGGTGAGGTTCATAAACCTGACGAAATCGTGAAATTCATCGAAGGTGATCATGATGTTGCAATTCTTTGA
- a CDS encoding 2-oxoacid:ferredoxin oxidoreductase subunit beta yields the protein MLQFFDLYRKDRWPTIFCPGCGIGTVMNCFYRAFSELNLNQDKVVFVSGVGCSSRVPGYIRADSIHTTHGRALAVATGINLTNPALKVVVFTGDGDLGAIGGNHFINASRRNAEMTVICINNNIYGMTGGQASTTTPYNAFSTTTPYGNKEYPFDLAELAVTAGANFVARWTVRHVKEIIKSMKKGLMKKGFSFIEIVSPCPTGFGRRNRMGDPRQMYEWLKIKTAKREKTRYWDMDPVDLNISGQITVGEFVERDRPSLAEILMSIKTDAKRIEEN from the coding sequence ATGTTGCAATTCTTTGATCTGTATAGAAAGGATCGGTGGCCAACCATTTTCTGTCCAGGTTGTGGTATAGGTACCGTGATGAATTGCTTTTATAGGGCGTTTTCCGAACTCAATTTGAACCAAGATAAAGTTGTTTTTGTATCAGGTGTTGGGTGTAGTTCAAGAGTTCCGGGTTATATACGGGCTGATTCCATACATACTACTCATGGACGTGCGCTCGCTGTTGCGACAGGCATCAATTTGACCAACCCAGCGTTGAAAGTTGTTGTTTTTACTGGAGATGGTGATTTAGGCGCAATTGGAGGCAATCATTTCATCAATGCAAGTAGACGTAACGCTGAAATGACAGTCATATGTATTAATAATAATATTTATGGAATGACGGGCGGTCAGGCATCGACGACGACCCCCTACAATGCTTTTAGCACAACGACGCCCTACGGAAACAAGGAATATCCCTTTGATCTTGCTGAACTTGCTGTGACAGCGGGCGCTAATTTTGTTGCTAGATGGACTGTTCGACATGTGAAAGAAATCATAAAATCAATGAAAAAAGGGCTTATGAAAAAGGGATTTTCTTTCATTGAAATTGTCTCTCCCTGTCCAACTGGATTTGGAAGAAGGAATCGAATGGGTGATCCAAGACAGATGTATGAATGGCTTAAAATCAAGACCGCAAAGAGGGAAAAAACGAGATACTGGGATATGGATCCAGTCGATCTAAATATTAGTGGACAAATAACTGTTGGTGAATTTGTAGAAAGAGATAGACCCTCACTTGCTGAGATATTGATGTCGATAAAAACTGATGCAAAACGTATAGAAGAAAATTAA
- a CDS encoding superoxide dismutase — protein MNNAKLYSLPKLKFGYSELAPYMSEEQLALHHDKHHLAYVNGANSILEKIDKARKDDQTLDMKSTLKELSFHIGGHVLHTLFWENLSPPSSHSGTPTGKVSEIISKEFGSFDRFKNEFSQVANSVEGSGWAVLAFCKMTQRPLIMQIEKHNVNIYPGFKLLLVLDLWEHAYYIDYKNLRGKFVDAFWNIVNWSEVERRLSEVL, from the coding sequence ATGAACAATGCAAAGCTATATTCTCTTCCGAAATTGAAGTTCGGATATAGTGAACTAGCGCCTTACATGTCTGAAGAACAGCTGGCATTACACCATGATAAGCATCATTTGGCGTACGTCAATGGAGCGAATTCCATACTTGAGAAAATTGATAAGGCCAGAAAAGATGATCAAACTCTTGACATGAAATCGACCCTCAAAGAGCTGTCCTTCCACATCGGCGGTCACGTGTTGCATACTTTGTTCTGGGAAAATCTGTCCCCACCCAGCTCCCACAGTGGCACGCCTACAGGAAAGGTTTCTGAAATCATTTCGAAAGAATTTGGCAGCTTTGATCGTTTCAAGAATGAATTTTCACAGGTCGCAAACAGCGTTGAAGGGTCTGGCTGGGCTGTGTTGGCATTTTGCAAAATGACGCAACGACCTCTCATTATGCAGATCGAGAAACATAACGTTAATATCTATCCTGGATTTAAATTGCTGCTAGTTTTGGATCTATGGGAACACGCATATTACATCGACTATAAGAATCTCAGAGGAAAATTTGTCGATGCATTCTGGAACATCGTCAATTGGAGTGAGGTAGAGAGAAGACTTTCTGAGGTTCTGTGA
- a CDS encoding 2-oxoacid:acceptor oxidoreductase family protein yields MIISLRIAGVGGQGIIFAGIVIARAASLYENAGNKELYAVQTQTYGPEARGGVSKCDVKISDHQDFCPFIEKPDFLILMSQSAYDEFIEDTKPETIVIIDSDAVASRPDLRYFEIPAVKRAKEVGKIPVANIIMIGAFVNLTQLISIKSVVHALHDVSPKGTFEMNKNALMEGIELSKPLKSLFKKTYRKVHD; encoded by the coding sequence ATGATAATTTCATTGCGAATCGCTGGCGTCGGTGGGCAGGGAATCATATTTGCGGGAATCGTCATAGCTCGGGCAGCCTCTCTTTATGAAAATGCTGGAAATAAAGAACTATATGCGGTGCAAACGCAAACTTATGGTCCAGAGGCAAGAGGCGGTGTATCAAAATGCGATGTAAAAATCAGTGATCACCAGGATTTTTGCCCTTTCATTGAGAAACCTGATTTTCTCATACTTATGTCACAGTCGGCATACGATGAATTCATAGAAGACACGAAGCCGGAAACGATCGTAATCATCGATTCTGATGCTGTAGCTTCTAGACCAGATCTTCGCTATTTTGAAATTCCCGCAGTGAAGAGAGCCAAAGAAGTGGGGAAGATTCCTGTTGCAAATATCATTATGATTGGAGCATTCGTAAATCTCACTCAATTGATTAGCATCAAATCAGTCGTTCATGCTCTTCATGACGTATCGCCCAAAGGGACCTTTGAAATGAATAAGAACGCACTTATGGAAGGAATTGAATTAAGCAAGCCTCTAAAGTCGCTGTTTAAGAAGACGTATCGGAAAGTACATGATTGA
- a CDS encoding acetate--CoA ligase family protein, producing the protein MDLEKFRLEGRRYLSESEVKTLLNENGIKTTRFVLLDEHELETVKLDFPVAVKISSPEILHKTDVGGVILNVRNQEELKKSYSALKSQFPDTPILVEPMEKPGAEVIVGLIKDRTFGLSIMFGMGGILTELYHDVAFRLVPITKEDAQEMIDDIRASRIFYGFRGMKVSREAIVDLLVKISAFGDKYQADINQLDLNPVFVREDDAVVIDAKMILEPC; encoded by the coding sequence ATGGATCTGGAAAAATTTCGACTCGAAGGAAGAAGATATCTTTCAGAAAGCGAAGTAAAAACCCTGCTTAATGAGAATGGAATAAAAACGACCCGTTTTGTTCTTCTCGATGAACACGAACTCGAAACTGTAAAATTGGACTTTCCAGTTGCAGTAAAGATTTCATCGCCGGAAATTCTTCATAAGACCGACGTGGGTGGAGTGATTCTAAACGTAAGGAATCAAGAGGAACTCAAAAAAAGTTACTCAGCTTTGAAATCGCAGTTTCCGGATACTCCCATATTGGTAGAACCTATGGAGAAACCAGGTGCAGAAGTAATTGTCGGTCTGATCAAAGATCGGACATTTGGGCTAAGCATCATGTTTGGCATGGGTGGTATTTTAACTGAGCTTTATCATGATGTTGCTTTTAGACTCGTACCTATCACCAAAGAAGACGCACAAGAAATGATCGATGACATTCGTGCGAGTAGGATTTTTTATGGATTTCGTGGAATGAAGGTAAGTAGGGAAGCGATTGTTGATCTTTTGGTGAAAATTTCGGCATTTGGAGATAAATATCAAGCCGATATCAACCAGCTTGATCTAAACCCAGTATTCGTGCGCGAAGATGATGCTGTTGTAATTGATGCAAAAATGATACTTGAACCCTGTTGA
- a CDS encoding dihydroneopterin aldolase family protein — translation MANREALALAYFNCSKRERAAFEAGIKLGTIYHQFVGTPISSSNVDSLEKAIEEGVRVQPFVEDVSVKIDRSTLRRKRNEYDYQTLTGQMLDVRLVIKIDEIRVRARMKYIEDLNYPLMFIESISEQQ, via the coding sequence GTGGCAAATAGAGAAGCTCTCGCACTCGCGTATTTCAACTGTTCCAAAAGAGAAAGGGCAGCATTTGAAGCCGGTATCAAGTTGGGAACAATATACCATCAATTTGTTGGCACTCCAATAAGTTCATCCAATGTTGATAGCCTAGAGAAAGCTATTGAGGAGGGTGTTCGTGTTCAACCATTCGTGGAGGATGTCAGTGTCAAAATTGATCGGAGTACTTTGAGAAGAAAGAGAAATGAGTATGACTATCAAACCTTAACTGGACAAATGCTTGATGTAAGGCTCGTGATTAAGATTGACGAAATCAGGGTTCGTGCGCGAATGAAATACATTGAAGATTTGAATTACCCGTTAATGTTTATTGAAAGCATTAGCGAGCAGCAATGA
- a CDS encoding NTPase gives MAKGIKIGITGLPGAGKTHALLKVIEMLEAEEMKVGGMITEPIIEDNKRLGFYVIDWQTKRKAVLASTDIKSKVMVGKFGVDLSVLEEVGVEAIKKACEAADVVVIDEVGKMEVESEKFVEAVKGALEIEKPLLLTLHKKSRNPLLQDIRRRDDVRILEVTPINRNLLPYKIMKLMKGELL, from the coding sequence ATGGCAAAAGGGATAAAGATTGGTATCACGGGCTTGCCGGGTGCTGGCAAGACTCATGCACTTCTCAAAGTCATCGAAATGCTGGAAGCAGAAGAAATGAAGGTTGGAGGGATGATCACCGAACCTATAATTGAGGATAATAAGAGGCTCGGCTTTTATGTAATTGACTGGCAGACGAAACGGAAGGCTGTTCTCGCTAGTACTGATATTAAGAGCAAAGTAATGGTTGGGAAGTTCGGCGTAGATCTCTCAGTTCTTGAAGAGGTCGGAGTTGAAGCGATTAAGAAGGCTTGCGAAGCTGCCGATGTTGTTGTGATCGATGAAGTGGGTAAAATGGAAGTTGAAAGCGAAAAATTTGTTGAGGCAGTTAAGGGAGCGCTAGAAATCGAAAAACCCTTACTGTTGACTCTGCACAAAAAATCGAGAAATCCTCTCCTACAAGATATTAGGAGAAGGGACGATGTCAGGATACTGGAAGTCACCCCCATCAATAGGAACCTTCTACCCTATAAAATTATGAAGTTGATGAAAGGAGAGCTCTTGTGA
- a CDS encoding tRNA (guanine(10)-N(2))-dimethyltransferase has product MSAISSAVEIIEGSTRILVPRDHSVRGPGKRVDVFYNRQNAFNRDISVMFFSALRFCGVALDGLAGTGVRAIRISNELNVDFEFIINDVNRLAFEFIKANIKLNRLDNCIASNSDVRTLLFEKGFDYIDLDPFGSPVFYIDAAIQNCHREGILAITATDTAVLAGTHTRKCMRRYGAHSIRCSFGHELALRILIGFLAREAAKFDRGILPLLCFYADHYLRVHLRLLDGAGNADDSLKQLGFIYFNHISKERSLTPRDDGVKIGPLWMGNLFDKDLLRNMTIFETLACKKRCSKYLEIWKNELDTPPFFYDINELASVLKVSPPPLAVVFEKLSKHGRVSKTHFSPRGLKCDIPYNELMSLIREISIS; this is encoded by the coding sequence GTGAGCGCTATTTCGTCTGCTGTTGAAATAATCGAAGGTAGCACCCGCATTCTTGTCCCCAGAGATCATTCAGTAAGAGGACCTGGGAAACGCGTGGATGTCTTCTACAATCGACAAAACGCTTTCAACAGGGATATCAGCGTTATGTTTTTTTCAGCTCTCAGGTTTTGCGGAGTAGCATTAGATGGACTCGCTGGAACGGGTGTTAGAGCGATCAGAATTTCAAACGAGTTGAATGTTGACTTTGAGTTTATAATAAATGATGTAAATCGCCTCGCTTTCGAGTTTATCAAGGCAAATATTAAACTCAATCGTCTTGACAATTGTATTGCAAGTAATTCTGATGTAAGGACTCTTCTCTTTGAAAAGGGATTTGACTATATTGATCTTGATCCATTTGGCTCACCTGTTTTCTATATTGATGCGGCTATTCAGAATTGCCATCGAGAAGGAATTCTGGCAATTACGGCGACCGATACCGCGGTCCTTGCAGGCACACACACAAGAAAATGCATGCGGCGCTATGGGGCACATTCCATTAGGTGCTCTTTTGGGCATGAACTGGCATTAAGAATCCTAATTGGTTTTTTGGCTAGAGAGGCTGCGAAATTTGACCGCGGAATACTGCCGCTACTGTGTTTCTATGCAGACCACTACCTAAGAGTGCACCTGAGACTTTTAGATGGCGCGGGCAATGCAGACGATTCATTGAAGCAACTAGGCTTTATTTATTTTAACCATATCTCGAAAGAAAGATCGCTTACTCCTCGAGATGATGGTGTCAAAATCGGGCCTTTATGGATGGGAAACCTTTTTGACAAGGATCTATTAAGGAACATGACCATTTTCGAAACTCTGGCGTGTAAGAAACGTTGCTCAAAGTATCTCGAAATATGGAAAAATGAGTTAGATACTCCGCCTTTTTTCTATGACATCAATGAACTCGCATCAGTCTTAAAAGTATCCCCTCCACCTCTGGCGGTTGTTTTTGAGAAACTGAGCAAACATGGAAGAGTTTCGAAGACCCATTTTTCTCCAAGAGGTCTGAAGTGCGATATTCCATATAATGAATTAATGTCCCTCATCAGAGAAATTTCGATCTCATGA
- a CDS encoding adenylosuccinate synthase: MPTLAIIGMQWGDEGKGKIADYLAERADIVVRFQGGTNAGHTIALDNEVFKLHLLPSGIIRPNTLSVIGNGVVVDLEELVEEMKIIEGTGRSLDGLRISDRAHIIMPYHKLLDRVEEAHRGKKGVGTTGRGIGPSYSDKIARHGIRICDLFDREALAEKLEIVLPVKEKVLTAYEESYLFPRNEIFENLVGYGKYIEKYVTDTSNLIIEAIADKKKVLFEGAQGTMLDIDHGTYPYVTSSNCISGAICTGAGVPPSSIQEILGVVKAYTTRVGSGPFPTELNDETASFLLQRGGEFGTTTGRPRRCGWLDLVVVNYAARLNGITSIAVTKIDVLSGLKKIKVAVAYEIDGEITTNFPSSIAKIKKAKPIYKEFDGWDEWVRDERESIAKRGFDALPNEMKDYLNFISNFTGVPISIISIGPRRNETIDRRVLAWSRN, from the coding sequence CTGCCGACACTCGCAATAATTGGAATGCAATGGGGAGATGAAGGGAAAGGTAAAATCGCTGACTATCTTGCGGAAAGGGCTGATATTGTTGTAAGATTTCAAGGTGGAACGAACGCGGGTCATACAATTGCACTTGATAATGAAGTATTCAAGCTTCATCTTCTTCCCTCTGGCATTATCAGACCGAATACGCTCTCTGTTATTGGAAATGGAGTAGTTGTGGATTTGGAGGAGCTTGTAGAAGAAATGAAGATCATTGAAGGCACTGGCAGAAGTCTCGATGGTCTCAGAATTTCTGACAGAGCACACATCATAATGCCTTATCACAAATTACTGGACAGAGTAGAAGAGGCACATCGGGGCAAGAAAGGTGTTGGGACTACGGGACGAGGCATCGGTCCGAGTTACTCAGACAAAATTGCACGTCATGGCATTAGAATTTGTGACTTGTTCGATAGAGAAGCACTTGCTGAGAAGCTGGAAATAGTACTCCCAGTTAAGGAGAAAGTGTTAACAGCATATGAAGAATCATATCTCTTTCCCAGGAATGAAATTTTCGAGAATTTAGTTGGTTACGGAAAATATATTGAAAAGTATGTCACAGACACTTCTAATCTTATCATCGAAGCAATCGCAGATAAAAAGAAAGTCTTATTTGAGGGGGCGCAGGGAACGATGCTCGACATTGATCACGGTACTTATCCATATGTGACATCGTCAAATTGTATTAGCGGTGCTATTTGTACTGGTGCAGGCGTGCCCCCATCTTCAATACAAGAAATCCTTGGTGTGGTTAAAGCATATACAACAAGAGTCGGATCAGGCCCATTCCCAACAGAACTAAACGACGAAACAGCTTCTTTCCTATTGCAAAGGGGAGGGGAATTTGGTACGACTACGGGAAGACCTCGAAGGTGTGGGTGGTTAGACTTGGTGGTTGTCAATTATGCTGCCAGGCTGAATGGCATAACTTCGATAGCCGTTACAAAAATAGACGTTTTGAGCGGACTCAAGAAAATAAAGGTAGCAGTGGCATATGAAATCGATGGCGAAATTACCACAAATTTTCCGTCAAGTATCGCCAAAATCAAAAAGGCAAAGCCAATATACAAAGAATTTGACGGCTGGGATGAGTGGGTCAGAGACGAAAGAGAAAGCATTGCTAAGCGAGGTTTCGATGCCCTTCCCAACGAAATGAAGGATTATCTTAACTTCATCTCCAATTTTACTGGCGTACCCATAAGTATAATTAGCATTGGTCCAAGAAGGAATGAGACGATCGATCGAAGAGTCCTAGCCTGGTCAAGGAATTAA
- a CDS encoding UbiD family decarboxylase: protein MSLRRIISDLSDAVFVRNKVSTEFEVTKWLMKNPDKPVIFQNINGCEVVGNLWSTRERIARFLGIEKREIMKKLLAAIENPVSPVKIENPPFREKIIEKVDLRKLPIPKWFPNDGGRYITSAVAVAEYKGKRNLSFHRLMLIDRNRMAIRLVPRHLFTMYKSSIEENEELQVAFCIGVCPTILLSAATSVPFEQDELNIASSLRKTCTGEPLEVAETENGITVPAHSEIILEGKITRNTTEEGPFVDITGTYDQKRIQPVVEIERIYMSPHPLFHIILPGGLEHYLLMGLPREPLIYRSVSQVVPKVHGVRLTEGGCCWLHGVVSITKNREGDGVNAILAAFSGHPSMKKVIVVDEDIDIYNDREVEWAIATRFQASRGLVIINNAGGSSLDPSSSEVTSKMGIDATKPYRATGFERVKLD from the coding sequence ATGTCTCTTCGACGAATAATTTCAGATCTCAGCGATGCGGTATTTGTAAGAAATAAAGTATCGACTGAATTTGAAGTTACAAAGTGGCTCATGAAGAATCCAGATAAACCTGTTATCTTTCAAAACATCAATGGTTGTGAGGTTGTTGGTAATCTATGGTCGACGAGGGAGAGAATCGCACGGTTTCTTGGCATAGAAAAAAGGGAAATCATGAAGAAACTCCTCGCTGCAATAGAAAATCCGGTATCGCCTGTCAAAATTGAAAATCCTCCATTCAGAGAAAAGATCATTGAGAAAGTAGACTTGAGGAAACTTCCGATACCTAAATGGTTTCCCAATGATGGCGGAAGATATATAACGTCAGCTGTTGCAGTTGCAGAATACAAAGGAAAGAGAAATCTTTCATTTCATCGCCTAATGCTCATAGATCGCAATCGAATGGCAATAAGACTCGTTCCAAGGCACCTTTTTACAATGTACAAATCTTCAATCGAAGAAAATGAAGAGCTGCAAGTTGCTTTCTGCATAGGTGTTTGTCCTACTATTCTTCTTTCTGCAGCTACATCCGTACCATTCGAACAAGATGAGTTAAATATTGCTAGCTCTTTAAGAAAGACGTGCACAGGGGAGCCACTTGAGGTTGCAGAAACTGAGAACGGAATCACGGTTCCCGCGCACTCAGAAATCATACTAGAAGGTAAGATAACAAGGAATACAACAGAGGAAGGGCCGTTTGTTGACATCACGGGCACCTATGATCAAAAGAGGATCCAGCCCGTTGTAGAAATAGAAAGAATTTATATGTCTCCTCATCCACTTTTTCATATCATTCTACCAGGTGGACTAGAGCATTATCTACTTATGGGGCTTCCGAGGGAGCCTCTTATCTATAGATCGGTAAGCCAAGTTGTCCCGAAGGTTCATGGCGTTAGATTGACTGAAGGAGGCTGTTGCTGGTTGCATGGGGTAGTATCTATCACTAAGAACCGCGAAGGCGACGGCGTGAATGCTATACTCGCAGCTTTCTCTGGTCATCCATCGATGAAAAAGGTCATTGTTGTTGATGAGGACATTGACATCTACAATGACAGAGAAGTAGAGTGGGCCATTGCAACGCGTTTTCAAGCATCTCGCGGACTCGTGATAATCAACAATGCGGGAGGCTCTTCTCTTGATCCAAGTTCAAGTGAAGTGACATCAAAAATGGGAATAGATGCCACCAAACCATATCGTGCGACTGGATTTGAGAGGGTAAAACTCGATTAA